TGgcttaataaaaaaagaaaacaatagaGTGGTGATTGCCATAAGAGACCAGAGCTTGTGGAAACGTGGACCATTCGAGCTCTCATCACACTCCCTCTCTGTAATAGCTGTGTTAAGTAAAGACAAGCACTCACTAGAGTTTAGGAGGATCATGGCTTTCAGGCAGACGTACTCCTCCCTTTGTAATTTGAGCTCACGGAAACGAGAGGTGGCTGCCAGCAGCATGTCAAAGATCTCCACGATGCCCTCCACACAATGGCCCTCTTCCCTGGaaacagagaaaaagagatagtgtgtgtgtgtgtgtgtgtgtgtgtgtgtgtgtgtgtgtgtgtgtgtgtgtgtgtgtgtgtgtgtgtgtgtgtgtatgtgtgtagtagtAGGTGGTGGGGAGTtaaggagatggaaagaggatgaagagaaagaaaaagaaaaagaaaaaggaagcagCACGTTTGAGACAAAAAGGGAGACAGGGGaagagccagacagagagagaagagctaGGGTGGGTCAGAAGTGAAGGGacaagacagggagggagagagagagcaagggagaaaattgaagcatgtgtgtgtgtgtgtgtatgagagagagagagagagagagagagagagagagagagagagagagagagagagagagagatcgaggggggagagtgggagagagagagagagagaggggagagagagagagagagagagagagagagagagaggggagagtgggagagagagagatcgaggggggagagtgggagagagagagagagcgcgagagagagaaagtgagggagagaaagacagagagaaagagagcgagagagtgggagagaggggggagagcgggagagagagagagagatatttggACAAAGGAAGAGTGGAACAGAGAAGAGGAGCAAGTGGCAGTGTGTGAGATAGTAAGAACATCATGGAAAGCCCAAGAGGAGAGGGGGGCAACATAAAGAGGAGGACGAGAACGAGTATGACAGAGAATGAGAGGGGGGAAAAtgtggaagaaaaaaacaacaacataaatcAAACCAAACGGGCTACGTGTCAGGTTTCTCTTCCTTTCACCTTCTCTCCTAATTTCCCGAGTGCGTCCACCAATAGAGCTGATGAAGCTGCACAAGTCTTCTACACACCGAAGAGCACAGTGAGAATCTGATCAGTTCTGCCCCACCGCTCCCCCAAGCTTTGCTCCAGAACCATCATCAgatcaataaacatgattctggtcaATATTGATTGATGATCATTAGTGATTaaacacaacacaagtcaaacactAAGCTAATGAATTCCACTGAAATCAGCAGCGATGATATATTGTGCATCCATACAAACACGCTTTAAATCAAGTGTGATGGGGAAAGAGTGGAGCGGGGGataaggacagacacacaaagcacTAAAGCAAATAAAACCATGGATAATTAATTCAGTTTttgttcctgccccccccccccccaagaccttTTTGGTGTAATTGGATCATTTGTGCCCAGGATGTTTTCCGCAGCCGTCCAAGGAGAAAGGCTCCTGCAGGCTGCCGGCGGCCGCACGACAGTCAGAAACAAGTCCGTGTTATGAAAACACCTCAAGGTTGAGCTCAGCCTATAGTGACGGTTTCCGTGGCGGTGGACAAACGGAGGGACGCTGTGCTTAACTCGCCAGGCCGGCGTCCTTCAGGGAAAACACAGCCAGTAATGCTCTCCGTGTCCCGCTCGTCACACggctcccccacacacaccttcacCATCTCACTCCATCACTCACCCTCTTCttctgcacacatgcacgcacacacaaagcgcACAAAAACAAGACGCGTGCGTACACCAACGCACACTAGGGAAGTGAATACATAAGcacaacttttttgggggggggggattttccccccctatttctccccaattgtacttggccaattaccccactcttccgagccgtcccggtcgctgttcctccccctctgatgatccggggagggctgcaggctaccacatgcctcctcccatacatgtggggtcgccagctgcttcttttcaccggacagtgaggagtttcaccagggggacgtagcgcatgggaggatcatgctattcccctcagtcccccccctccccaaacaggtacctcgaccgaccagaggaggtgctagtgcagcgaccaggacacatacccacatccggcttcccacccacagacacagcagatTGTCTCTgtggggacggccgaccaagctggaggtaacacggggaattgaaccggtgatccccgtgttggtaggcaacggaatagaccgccacgctacccggacaccccaaacaAGCATATTttgaaaaacaggaaaaaaaaaacatatcttaGAGCGTGACCTATCTGTATGTCGGGGTTCAGATCAAGGTCAGTCGATTCCCAGTTACACCATGAGCCATACTGGTATTACACACATGGCCagtcatccacccattatccaaaccgctcatccttactcagggatgctggagcctatcccagcagtcactgggcggcaggcggggagacaccctggacaggctgccagtccatcacaaggctgacatgcacacacacacacacacacacacacacacacacacacacacacacacacacacacacacacacacacacacacacacacacacacacacacacacacacacacatctagggataatttagtatggccgattcacctgacctacatgtctttggactgtgggaggaaaccagagcccccggaggaggaaacccacacagacacagggagaacatgcgaactccacacagaggacgacccgggacgacccccaaggttggactaccccggggctcgaacccaggaccttcttgctgtgaggtgacggtgctaaccactgtgccaccgtgctgcaccTTTGAACTCGAGGCTTTATAAGTTTAAAGGCCTTTGCTGGTAACCCACCAGTCAAAACCTTGATTTTGAGGATTTTGTCTCCCAGTAACAAAAGCACacgttttcatttttttattattattattaattgagAAGTTTATGTTGCGATGAATTTCACTCGTTTCCAAAGTGCACTTTAAgcaaacaaagcaacaaaaaaaaaaaatcctatttaaATAAAAACGGCAGTTGATTGGCTTATCTTTCATTTATCTGAGTGCAGGTGACTCGGTTATCTTAAACAGCCGGCTTAACAAGCGGCTACAGTCACTTAATGATGTGTCCTGTACGCGGAACCAAGGCTCCAAAAGTCACTACAACAAACGCACGACGGGGGATTTCCACCAAGGCCCCCACGATCAAATGACAGGACTCGGCGGGTGGACTCTGGTCAAACAGGAAGTCCTCCGAGCTGGATGAGATGTAATTAATTATCCCGTGTTTACTGTCAACGCAACAGGTGAAACAGAGACTGTCATCTGGGCTAAAGCTGAAGGGCAATTAGACACACAACACTGAGTGACTGAAGAGTTGTGACACAGGAAGTCCTTCAGCAGCTGAGCACTAGCCGTCCTACACAAACAGGTAGTATACTATATCATCGACCAACTTGTCGCACCTGCCGCTGATGTCACTGCTGGTTCAAAGGTTCTGATGTAGTCCTGATTTACTGCAGCGGTTAGTCTCTTATTAGTGTGTGGGAAGCTGTTGAGGGGACACACAAACCACAGTCAGGCTTaccttttcccacacacacacacacacacacacacacacacgtttatctATCCCTGTAGGGACTAATCCTAGCCTTAGGTCTTTCCTTAAATCCAGGCCTGACCCTAACCATGGCCTAACCTTTACTGTAAAACGAACCGAAAAACGCAAAATCACACAAAAAAGACTCACAAtttagattcccccccccctttttttctccccaattgtacttggccaattactccactcttccgagccgtcccggtcgctgctccacccccctctgccaatctggggagggtcacagactaccacacgcctcctccgatacatgtggagtcaccagccgcttcttttcacctgacagtgaggagtttcaccagggggacgtagcacgtgggaggatcacgctattccccccagttccccctcccccccaaacaggcgccctgatcaaccagaggaggcgctagtccagcgaccaggacacatacccacatccggcgtcccacccgcagatgcggccaattgcatctgtagggacgcccgaccaagccggagggaacacggggatttgaaccggtgatcctcgtgtgGGCAGGCAACACAACAGACCgatatgctacctggacgccgaaAAGACTCAAATTTAAACCCAACCTGAACTCTGGGCCTAAATGTACTGCCTAGCTTAATACCAGACCAAAGCCTAAGTGTAGGTGTAACCCTAACCCCTGACCCTGAAACGGTTCTTATCCATGTGAGGACCAagaaaaatgtccccacaaggtaggtggttcgtGATGTTACTGTGCTTATGAGAACATTTTGTCCTCAGTGTGTAGATaaacgaaaacacacacacacacacacatacacacacacatcacaaagacaaacacagacCCACAAAACCTACCTACAAAAGCCCAAACATACACATACGCACACGGACATAGGAACAGAACAGGCAACCTGTCAGTATCTAATGCATCCTCCAGACATTGAAGAGATGATTTCCACTAGGAGAGCCAGAAAGCCTTGGCACAGGGGAGTGGCCGCCACGTGGGAGTGGAAGGTCAACAATGAGTGGGAGAGCAAGAccatgccaaccccccccccaacacaaaaAATGTTATTTAAGCAGCACGTTGTCCCTGGAACACCACTGGAAGTTTTTCATGTGATAAAACATACGACCACACTATCATTAAAACTGGCCTTGTCTGGGTGTACCATTACTTTTAAGAGAATATGATTGTATTTcttgttttgaaaaaaaataccATGTCTGAAAGGGAGGCTGCAGACAGTACTGGGATTTTTtgaaatttttcttttttctttttttccattcaATCGGTCCAGTACTCCATGGCCAAGCTCTGAGCTCATCTTAGATTACAACTGTTAAAATGTGGTGAGACGGGATACATGCTAGCTAGCCTGGTATAAGCTACTGATATGTGAGACAAACAGGCCAGCAATGCCAGGGAAGAAGAGAGTTATATAGGCAAGAAAGCAGACagacaagaggaagagagaaaaaaagtgagcaagacacaaacacaagatcaaaaatacatgcaagataaagaaaaaaaaggtagaCAGACAAGCATCCATCCTTTCCATCGCTCACCCATCTAACCGTCTATCCATCCAACTTCCACATAAATCTTCCCTTTCTCTTCCCTGTTGGGATACGATGCAAATAACTGACGCGCCACAAACAAGCACCGACACCAGCAGGCCTCCTCACCTGTTGAGTTTGAAGTCGGGGGAGAAGATGAGTTTTCCAGGGTGGTCCACAGATCTCCACATGAGACCCAGCATCAGGACCTCTAACCAGCAGCACTTCAGCAGGTGAATCTGGTCCGCCAGGCTCAGCTCCACAAAGCCTACAGTCGAACaaatacacacatagacacatgcacatgcacacacacaggagagaaagaaatGAAGGTAATTCTGCATTTTAACGGCTCGGTGCTGAATAAAGCAAGTACTGTGACATCACCTGACAGCCTCATGCACCTTTTTCTCAGCACCTCGCTCACCTGCCTGCTCCCTCTTAGCGCTTCCATGCAGCTGACAATGCACACTCATTTTCACCTCAATCTGCCCCAAAAAAAGTCTGGGAGCTTTGTTAGCAAATGGCGTGTCTTTGATAACTGTTCAAGTTAACACCTCATCTGGAGCAGCCGCCTGCTGGGCTTACCGAGAGGCTGAGAGAAGGAGGAGAGCCCTCAGAGAGCAGAGGATAAaagaagagagcagaggagaaacCCTGCAATCTGTTGCCTGGTATGAAAGACAAAAATTAGGGAAAAttcgagaggagaagagaggagtggagaagagaagagagaagaagtaCAGAAATACTGAATTGCCATCATACAGAcgagtgaaagaaagaaaggaaggaaggaagaaagaaagaaagaaagaaagaaagaaagaaagaaagaaagaaagaaagaaagaaagaaagaaagaaagaaagaaagaaagaaagaaagaaaacgaaaGAAGATTGGAGCCACAGCTGAAGCTGCCTTGAGTGATATAACCTACCTCATAGCCATTAAAGGCCTACTATCTATTCTatccatcatctctctctctctctcttatatatatatatatatatatatatatatatatatatatatatatatatatatatatatatatatatatagtatatagtatatctgAAAATAGGGGAGAGTGGGGATGGTTGTAACAAAGGGATGGTTATTACAGAATCACTTTCGTCAAGAAGGGACTACCTAAGCATCATGTGATCAATTTCATGTATGACCACTTCCTTCCTGACCTTGCATGTGAAATTGCGTAGCGGTGGGAAGACGTGTGCAGATTTTACCGCCAAAACACCGATTTTCTAGTAAGAAAGTAATATTTTGGACCAAGCCTACGTTATGATTAGTACTGATGCTGTTGAAGGTAGAATTATGTAACTTGTATTAGATCAGAGACCGGTCTCTTGGGTAGAATATGAGGCATTTCATCTATGCTAATTTCAACCGCCGTGCTGCTACAGCTAGCCAAACATGGCTGACAGGCGTGGGGATGGTTgtcacacctgagctcctcagATTGTGAGCACGGAGCCCTTTGGAAATTACAAACCCAAAGAAAAGTGGATCAGATGTGTAAATTAAAAGCTCCGGGCCCACAAAGACTGCACCCCCGGCACACCTACATACATCTGTCGCCACTGCGACTCCGATTAAATGGAtaaaatacacacgcacacacccacagaaacgtgcgtgcacacacatacactctttgTTCACTGCATAGCTGACGTTCTCTAAGAAAACCCTTCTAAAGTTAAAATGATCCATACTGCCGCCAaaggcaaacacaaacacaatgacCCTGTTCTTCGTTTAGTTTATAGCGCATATGTTCTAGAAGAAAGTTCCTCCACAGTTTTAAAAGTATCAGCAACAGCTCATTATTGTAGATTACAGTCATTCTTAAAGTGATTTAAAAGTCAGTGGTGAGTTCTTTTTGTTCTTGGTGAACACCAGGATGATGTTGAAGTGTTTGAAAATGTGCAGATAAACTTATTTCGATGTATATTTTGTGGCGTGGTCTCAATTTTTGAGTCTTGACACCTACCATTACAACTTACCCCGGTGGTGGGGCAGGTTGTAACAATGGAACTCCTTTTGTTTGACATAAATGATTCATTCTTTGATATAGTTGGAGAAGTTGCAAACATTGTTATTTGTAGTAGAAAATAAGGGTACGCTGTGTCAAAACTTGGGGTCTCTAAACAAAAATTTTGTGAGTTAAAGTTGCTGAGACTAAaagtgttctccctgtgtgtgtgtgtgtgtgtgtgtgtgtgtgtgtgtgtgtgtgtgtgtgtgtgtgtgtgtgtgtgtgtgtgtgtgtgtgtgtgtgtatgctctaACTCCCCCCCTGCAGCCATAattctgagcagtcttctgtttgTCAGATGCACACTGTCAAAATTGTGCAAAGTTTCCGCCAATGATGTCACTGGCAGACGCCATCTTTACATGGCATTTGGTGGCATTCGCCTCAACAGCTGTATATAGCAATGTTATGCCTTTCTAATGTAGGGGCAAACCAGGAACTAAGTGCTGTACTGAACATTCATAGAATGTCCACCAGTGACATGACCGGCAGATACTTCCCCACACCAATTTGgcagtgtttcagagacacacagaagactgttaAGTATTATGGCTACTAATAGGGTTTCATCGCTATAACATATAtggagagataatgttgaaaaatcatgattgtttcccttttcTCTTGCCATTATCTTAACTCAACCCTGGAAATAGACAGCTCCCATATCGTAGACTACTCACCAGGGATCTTCTTGGCCCAGCTGATCATTAGCACCAGTTCCTTGTCGGCTAGgttggtgagggacatcatcatgCTGGCCTCGGTGAAGGGCTTCTTCAGTTCATCAATGAGGTGGATCTCCGGAGGCTCCGCCTCCATGATACGGGAGATGAACTGCTCCGGGCTCATGGCTGAGTGGTGCGCCTTGTTAACCTGGGGGAGGGGAGGTAGAAAGGGGAGAGAGGCCTCCAGGTGGAGGTGCGGTTGGCCACGTGACCCCAGCCCCACCCTGACCAGTCCCCTGCTCCCCGTCGAATGCCTGGGCTGGGCCCCGCTGCGCCGGTGCCTAGTCCCCCTGTAGCTGCAGCGTTCCCGCCTCACCCCTGTAGTAAAGCAGGATCAAATCAGAGTGGATCAGAAGAAACATTCATCTGAACCTGTTGATCCCTGCAGGGAGATTGGTTCTACAGCATATAGGGCAACACAAGTACGGCTGAGAATACCGAAGGAGATAGCATGACCTTCAGTAGTACTAACACTTAACTAGAaataaacaaagacaaaactgccTCTTCACAGATGAATACACAGGGGGGAGTTCTGGTGAACAAAGCAGTCGCTGCATTTTAAGTCTACTTTAGACATTTTGTTCTTTATTTCAAAAATCCTTCACCATCTCTCACCATTGTTTCTGAGTCACTGTTGTCCTTGTAAACCATGTAGTGAGTATGAAAAACACTTCAGCTGACGGGGGAAAAGGAATTTAAAGGGAGCGTTCCAAGAAAAATGGACCAAACGCACTGAAGTTACATCTCGGCAGAAAGACACCGATGTTATGGGGGAAATAAGATGGGCTATTGCTATATGATGCTATATGATATAGTTTCCAAGAGAAAGTACTGGAATTAGGGAATATGCAGAGTGTACATAATGTGTTCTGCTgagggggtgtttttttttttaatgaacacaAAACTCAATAAAAACTAAGACGGGAGAGAAGAAACTTGtgaattgtgtgtgcgtgtgtgtgtgtgtgtgtgtgtgtgtgtgtgtgtgtgtgtgtgaactaatGGCACAGACAGTATTTTTACTGGCCTTGGTGATTAAAGTTActcaacattttttttgtttttgttcttgttttttcatGAAAGTCTTGATCgaacagggtaaaaaaaaaaaaacatagaaaaaAAATTTCTTAACTGCCTTGAAAAAAATCTTATCTTCAAGCCTTTGGGGGTCCTGCAGCTACAGCAACAGCActacataaaggacaataactaGATGGGTGCTGTCGCAAATAGACTCAATACTGTGACGTGAGGCGGCAGCGACAGGGAGCGGTCCACCTACCACACTTCATCATGCCCACTTCATAGCACTTGCGTAGGCGGCAGGCCTGGCAGCTCTTGCGTCGGTTCTTGTCGATAGTGCACTGGTTCGTGGCGGGGCAAATATAGTCATTGTGCCCTAACAAAGAAACACAGGtggaacacttttttttttcctcttggattttttccccccttttttcccccccaattgtacttggccaattaccccactcttctgagccgtcccagttgctgctccaccccctctgccgagccagggagggctgcagactaccacatgcctcctcccatacatgtggagtcgccagccgcttcttttcacctgacagtgaggagtttcgccagggggacgtagcgcgtgagaggatcactctattccccccagttccccctcctccttgaacaagcgtcccgaccaaccagaggaggcgctagtgcagcgaccaggacacatacccacatccggcttcccacccacagacacggccagttgtgcctgtagggacgcccgaccaagccggaggtaacacagggattcgaaccggcgagcccccctgttggtaggcaacggaatagaccgccacgctacccggacgcctaggTAGGACACATTTAAGAAAGAAAATTGATGTTTCACACAGACGGGCACAGTAGAAAGCCCTGGCAGCTGGGACAGGGCAgtaagatggacagacatgtacacaaataCAGAGGTGACAGAGGGACATATGAAGGGATGAAACGATATACTGATTGACAGACTTacaaatggagggatggatggacaaagTGGACAGAGACCTTACCCTGGATGCTCCTTTTGAAGAAGGCCTTGCAGCCCTCGCAGGACCACACGCCGTAGTGGTAACCCGAGGCGTAGTCATGGCACACGGCACAGAAGTGCATGTCGGCCTTACCGCCCACCAAAGCCAAAGACGACGACGTCGAGGAGGAGGGGTCGAGCCCTTCCACTCCCTCCTCAGTCCTCTTCCCAAGAAACTTGTTACAGCTGACGAGACAGCCGGGAGAATAGAAGGGTGAACATGGGCTCGGTTAAAGGGACAACTTGACATTTTACATTTTACAAGTCTATCGTTAATATGTCATTGCTCCGCCGACAGGCATTTTGCCGGTGAAGAAGTTACTTCAACGGCATTTCAGTCAACTCGAAAATTGCATCTGCAGACTGTCAGCATTGTTCAGCAGAACCACCCgggcaccgctcgctgacagccagcGAGCACAATAAGCCGGGCGGGATACGTGATCTCCAGTGAAAACCATCCTCGGGAGTAAGAACTTACAAAACGGAAAATGGAGAGAGAGTATTGAGGTGGTATAAAGAAAGAACAAAATGGCTGGATGGGTGAGAGTGGGATATTGTTTGTCTTGGAGACTTATTTGACGGGGACCAACTTAAGTCTTTTGAAAAATGTAAGAAAAAAGTGTAAGGATTTTTGGAAGCAGTTGTATCTTGGCACGCCTTGGACCATCACCGCTTACACCTAGACCCGAGATACAGGACAGGCTGGAAGAGGACCGACACTTCAGAAGGAAAACGTCATGCTTTTATAaccttttgtttttggattttccccactgtttctccccaattgtactcggccaactactgaactcttctcagccgtcccggtccctgctccacctcctctgctgatccatgcctcctccgatacatgtggagtcgtcttttcacccgacagtgaggcatttcgccagggggacgtagcacatgggaggatcatgctattcacccccagtccccccccccccggaacaggtgccctgaccaaccagaggaggcgctagtgcagtgaccaggacacatacacacatccatccggcttcccacccgcagacacggccaattgtgtctgcacaaTTCACTGGACGCAGGATAGCCCTGCGACACTGGAAAACTAATGGAGATTTATCAGTGAAGGAATGGTTGGACGAAACCGCCACAATCTCCTGTGAAAGATTGTGCTACGAGCTGATAGATATAGTGATAAGGTTTATTGGTGGCATTATAAATTTCAAGCCAAGCAAGTTGAAACCTCAGAAGGAGTCACGTGTGTGAATAGTAAACCACTGTGAAGAAAATTCCTCTGGGTTTGACTGCTATAATACCAAACCCATGTGTAGATATGATTCCATCAAACTACTATTATGTACATTTTGAAAGCTGAATAAGGTAAGCTAGGTAGAAATGCCAAATTTCAGATAAACGAATAAACACTGAAAAATAATGTAgtgatttttttgtgaaaaggttgacatgttgataaagcaatatcaaaaaagaaaaaatgcaaATGACGTTTTTCCTATTTGTCCAAGGAGAAGTAATTCTTCGTCACACCTTTGCATTTCTCACTTGGCTGTGTTTAGGATGTAGTCCTGGCATGGCCTGTTTAGAGGGACCTTGGTTATTCACCTGAAACCAGCTGATGAAAATGCTCCTGATTCACTTATTACAACAACAAGCAAGAATGTAAACCTACCTGTTAGTGCCGATGCCTTGGTGTTTGGTCTCTATCCAGGGGGCATGGTGGGTGGGCTCATTGTAAACCAAAGGCTGGGGGCAGTGCAGGGTTAAGGCGGGCACGTTGGGGTGGCTGTGGGCTGGCCAGAAGAGCGAGGGGCTGAGTGGCGGGTACAAAGAGGAGGGGCTGTCAGAAACAGACGGCCGGCTGTAGCTCAGCACAGAGGGGCTGTAGAAGCTTAGAGGTCCTTGGGCGTGGTTGTACTCAAGGCTGCCGTCAGTGTACAGAGAAGGGATGCAAACCGTGTGGCTGTCCACTCCCACAGGAGGGGTGTAGACTTGGGGCAGCGTCCCCGGGGAGGGAGCTCTCTCCTGGGCCTTGGTAGAGCCCACCTCTTGAAGCTGGAGGAAAGGTGATGGGTCAGAGTCAGTCCCAGCGGAAGAGGTCATTTCGGGGAAATCAACTATACAGGATtgaggatgatgaagatgatgcgaGTGGTGATAAAGCtgctccttctaatgcatttctCACTGCAGACAAGTCCTATGGTGGGAGGGAGAGAAACAATTACAGTATTACCGAAGCAAAATATTTCATTCAAATTTACATTAAACAACAAAGCCTCAACACAAAACGCCAAAGCATGTAACCAGGCATCTAATCTAGAAGTAG
The DNA window shown above is from Lampris incognitus isolate fLamInc1 chromosome 16, fLamInc1.hap2, whole genome shotgun sequence and carries:
- the esr2b gene encoding estrogen receptor 2b, with amino-acid sequence MTSSAGTDSDPSPFLQLQEVGSTKAQERAPSPGTLPQVYTPPVGVDSHTVCIPSLYTDGSLEYNHAQGPLSFYSPSVLSYSRPSVSDSPSSLYPPLSPSLFWPAHSHPNVPALTLHCPQPLVYNEPTHHAPWIETKHQGIGTNSCNKFLGKRTEEGVEGLDPSSSTSSSLALVGGKADMHFCAVCHDYASGYHYGVWSCEGCKAFFKRSIQGHNDYICPATNQCTIDKNRRKSCQACRLRKCYEVGMMKCGVRRERCSYRGTRHRRSGAQPRHSTGSRGLVRVGLGSRGQPHLHLEASLPFLPPLPQVNKAHHSAMSPEQFISRIMEAEPPEIHLIDELKKPFTEASMMMSLTNLADKELVLMISWAKKIPGFVELSLADQIHLLKCCWLEVLMLGLMWRSVDHPGKLIFSPDFKLNREEGHCVEGIVEIFDMLLAATSRFRELKLQREEYVCLKAMILLNSNMCINSSETEEEAESRNKLLRLLDSVIDALVWAISKLGLSSQQQTLRLGHLTMLLSHIRHVSNKGMDHLSTMKRKNVVLVYDLLLEMLDANTSIKSSTSHMSSPIVSDYGHEQKPQASAGPDQATSQPTTKETSLLETHFQEQSLQPRPPHLPEISEEAHTAVESNRYIQSEQWPVETGDVGSLVEETDYIITERIDMGAI